In Halosolutus amylolyticus, the genomic window TGGTCCGCGCGCGGGAGCTTCTATCCGCCGGACGAAAACGGGAACGTTCCGATCGGGAACTACGTTTATCACGCCGACATGGACGCGTTCGGGACGCACGCGGTGTGGGACACCGCCCTCGAACCCGGGAACTGGTACGTGATCGACCAGTACATCGAGCTGAATACGCCCGGTGAGCACGACGGAATCCTCCGGGGCTGGGTCGACAAAGAGCACGTCCACACGAGCGAGGACTGGCGATGGCGGGATACGGCGGACCTGAAAATCGAAGAGTGGTGGGCGCACTTCTACCACGGCGGCAGCGAACCGGCACCGCAGGACATGTCTCTCTACATCGATAACGTGTATCTTCAGGACGAGGAATTGCCGGAAAAATAAGCCGCAGCGCAGAGGTCGTGGCTGCGGATCCGCGGTGGCCTCGCACCGGCCGACGTCGGCGCCGTGACGAGAAACCTCTCCGGGAGGGTGTAACGTCGTCACGGTACTTCTCTCGTCACCCGCATTTCGTCGCCCGGAAACGCAGTGAAGTAAACACCGACCGTCTCGATCACGAAACGTGATTCGGACTCGTCACGTCGATAGTCTGGAGATCACGCTCG contains:
- a CDS encoding polysaccharide lyase, with amino-acid sequence MTDSSETMTYITFDDADSLDAFTTRGQDEALEIVTAPGSRQNGTACKVHFPGGGHDAGSLRYSFPAEQGVEPESMYATYWLYLDESFQPSYNGKLPGFAGTYGNAGSAGRRSNGTNGWSARGSFYPPDENGNVPIGNYVYHADMDAFGTHAVWDTALEPGNWYVIDQYIELNTPGEHDGILRGWVDKEHVHTSEDWRWRDTADLKIEEWWAHFYHGGSEPAPQDMSLYIDNVYLQDEELPEK